The sequence ATTGTATATTTTTCAGGAATCTGAATACCGTGAACGTGTTGAAACACTGGTTAAACAAGTCAAAATCTTGTTAAAAGAATTGCAAACCGGATTTGATGGCGATCTAATCGAACGGCTTGAGATGGTTGATGTATTGCATTGCCTCGGAATAGATCGATATTTTCAGGCTGAAATAAAAGAGGCTCTTGATTATGTTTACCGGTCTGTTAAAATTATGTTTACCGGTCTGTTAAAATTATCTCTTTAACGTTAACATTTGGATTGTTAAAATTCTTTCAGAAAGTGTTAAAACTCTTGTTAAATGGATGCAGCTTTTGGGATGGAAGTGTGGGGATAGGATTAGGCTGTGAAAACACTACAAAGGATTTGAATACAACTGCTTTAGGACTGAGAGTACTTCGACTATATCGTTATCATGTTTCTGCAGGTATTCAAATAATTCATTATGCTTTTCCATTGTTCTAATAGGGCATCTTAATTTCTGGTTCTTTTCAAAATTCTATTTATTTCGATGATTTCAAATGATTCGCAAGTTTCTTATAATTAAGGTTTAACATTTTCAAATACTGAGTCCTATTCTTGTTTATCAATAACTAATTATTTATTAACATGCTGTATATTGAAAAGATGTGTTGAAAAATTTCAAGAACAAAAATGGGCAGTTCATTTCCCATGGAGGAGATAATGATAGTAATCTGATCGATATAAGAGATGAATACATGATGAGAAGTATGATCAATCTTTTAAGAGCTTCAAGTTTAGCATTTCTTGGAGAGACAGTTATGAAGGATGCTAAAGTGTTCAGCTCTGCTTATCTCAAACAATTATTAGAAAAATCTGAAGATATAAAGCAGAAAAGTTATTTGAAAGAGGTAATGTATTTTTTTGGAATTTGGTTTTTTCTATATAATAGCTATTAAATCTAAGGTGCAGGTTACACAAACACAAATATAAGTATCAAATTTaacattgattatatatatatatatatattttttaattttataggcTGAGTATGCTCTCCTATATGAATGGCCTTCTACTTTTCCTCGATGGGAGGCACGGAgttatatagaaatatatgaactGGACAACTCGAGGTAAGAGCTGTAGGAtgttattataaattttaaattttttattttttatttttattttaatttttttaaggttAGGAATATCATAACTTTTTAtgattcattttaatattttttatttttttaggttgAAGGACAAAATCATTTTAGAGTTGGCcaaattagatttcaatatattGCAATATATATACAAGATGGAGATGAAGAAACTCTCCAGGTAATTATTAGGGTGGAAAAAATTGAACAATTATTAACTTTATTTTTCCAATGATTTAATAGGAATCATATCTCCAAGTTTCTAATTTAAATGTTcacataagaaaaaataaatttttatatcATAAGAATATGCATCTCATTTTAGAGCATATTTTATTATGTCACTTGTTAAGTTGATAAttttttatctataattatttaattcatgttttATAAGATATTATGTTATGCAACAATTACTCTTTTTGATTTATTGAATTAAAACAAGTACACATAATTATTAAAAGCATAGCAATAGTGCACTTAAAAAAGTGGCCAATATATGCACAATCATTTCATTAGTATTCTTTAAATTAGGCTTTCTAGTCATAGAAGGTGTTATTAATCATCCTAATTTGTTCAACTAGGAGGATATCACTTGTTCTCATATTCATTCAAATTCAATTAGAATTTCAAGTgaaaattaatttgattatttttcatTGCAGTTGGTGGCAAAATTCTGGGGTCTCAAAATTGATTGCAGTTAGAGAGCGCTCAATTGAATATTACCTGTTGGCAGTTAGTGCTATAGATAATGCAGAGTTTGGTAGTAGTAGAATAGCTTTGGCCAAAGCAGCAACTCTTGTTTCTTTattagatgatctttttgatgatCATTTGACCCTTGAGCAAGTTGAGCTTGTTATTAAGGCTATTATTCAAGGTTGGGATATTTCTATTGTACAAAATGTTCCaagcaattttaaaaaaattgtggaATTTGTTTTCAAAACGTTACAAGAATTGACAAGTGACGCAACTCAAATCCAAGGACGTGACATGATGCAATTCATTACAAAAGCAGTATGTATTCTTTCCTTAAATAATTCTAGTTGAAactatagaaaaataaaaatatatttattttattttatttaaattgacattaaaattataaaatcattatatacaaaaaaattaatcatttaatattttacaTACATTTATATTATGTTctgaagtacttttcttctaaaagaacatttataatattataaaaaataaatagaagagttttaaatttaatttaaatttttaagaaTTATGCAAATATTATTAAATTACTTCCAATAATTATTGTAGATTATATAAATTAGACTTAAGTTATAGCTACATCTTATCTTTTGCGATATTATTCAAGGAaacataataaatatattaatataattttttgcATGCATAATTTTTTCAACAAATTTATTATTACACTTTTGAAAGATTGAAATAAGCATATTGATCATAAAATTAAATAATGGAACAAATTTTAATAATTTCATAATATTGTGTTTTAGTGGGTAGATTATGCCGAAGCTAGTTTGAAACAAGCACAATGGAAAGAAGGTCAATATGTTCCAACCTATAAGGAGTACATAAACATTGCTGCAACAACTGGAGCAAGTGGACTATTATCATTGCACCCAATCCTCTTAGCATTTCCTAATTTGGAAGATGATGCtattgagaaaatatttctcagtaaATCAAGATTCTATGAGCTTATATGGTTGACAGGACGCATAGTGGATGATATTCATGATTTCAAGGTTTATTTCTttctatttcaatttcatgattaattATAGATAAAATTTTTATCATGCTTATAATATtaacatatttttattcttttgaaggATGACAAGCTCCATGGACAAACAGCCTCAGCAATTTCTTGCTATATGAAGGATCATCATGAATATTTAGAAGAAGATGCAGTAATTCATAtgaacaaccattttgatgaaTTGCTTACAGAATTAACATGGGAATTTCTTAATCCCGACAAAGTTCTACTCGAATGGGATAAATTATACTTCAATCTTGGCAGAGGAGTTCAGAGCTTTTATATATTTGGAGATGGGTTTTCATATCATGATAAGGGAGTCAAGGAACGAGTATTCAAAGTTCTTTTTGATTTAGTTAAAGCATAGAATGATAGTGTTTATATCATACGAAGGCCAAAATAAAAGTTTACTATAGTCATATTGTCATAAATAATGGTCATTAAATCTATATTCCTATAGAAAGATACTATACTTTATAAAATAGACTTTTACTCTTTGATAATAATTCTATTACTTCTACACTTTATCAATGTGTTACTttaaatattcatgcatcaatacttTAAAACATGTTGGATTCTATATCATATGAAAGTGTTAAATAATATGTATTAGATTTAATATAAATCCAtctaatgtttttttttgtataaacataattgaaaaatATTACTAGGTTAATTATTTATACACTACATTCTATTTTTTGTGGATAGGATTAATTTACGATGCACCTTTTTTAATGCATGTCACACATTAATTATATTTTATCTATAGATATCTACATTGGTAGATTTCCTCACAAGTTGCACATGATTTCATTATTGACATTTCACATTTGAATTGAGTCATGCTTAATGcatctttatggtttgaaacatcCCCTTAAAAATATAAGGGCAATGACAAGTAAAATGTTAGtcaacaaatatgaaaataaagaaTAGCGATATTAATTTagtatttatattataatattttagaaattattttttttgtaCATCATTTTCTAAGATTGGCTAGGTAAATATACATGATGTATAAGGaataaattattttacaaatatcaACCTTTAATGATCACCTCTATTATATTAAGAATTGTTcacaatttaaataataaatagtaTAATAGTAGTGCTATATGTAATAGCTATTTGTTCTTTTGTAAGACAAAATTGTAGATTAGCAATTGTTTCTTTAAAAATATCCCAAATTTTACGAATTTAATTTGAATATGCCTTTATTTTATCATGACAAATGAGATTATTTGTAACTTTTTACCAAACTTTGAATGTCTTAATATAATGTGGAAGCAAAATATTACACAAGACCAAGAATAAGTAAaatatttcaaacccaaactaactCCTTTTCTACTCTATATTCTACTTCACATGAACCTAATGATATGATTTATTTTTTCTACTTAATATGATGAGGATTGATCCGAGTTGAAAAATATAACTGGCAAtagattttgttttttgtttatctCCACTTCATTCTAAGTTTATCAAGCCAACCAAGGTAATTGAGTACTTATTACCATGGTGGATGTTATAGTGATTTGTGTTAAGAATGCATGTATAAGTATGTTTGTAGCCTATCAGGTCATAAAATGACACAATCCCAACACTTACAAATAAGAATAGTTGTTTAGAATACATGAATTCAATTCCAAGAAACTATACATCTAAAAGGAAATACACCTAAGAAATCTCAGATAGACAAATTCATCTAGAATAGGGATATTTTACACTAATTTTTTTCAAGATGACTATCTAGAGAATAAATGCAATATAATAAGTGGTATAGTTAGATTTCATTACTAGATTTTTGAATGGCCAAGTAttaatttcatgctttgtcttatTTTGTAAGTATTTTGTGTAGTTATTGTCTTTATTTGATCCTAATGTAGAttatttttctttgtcttcttttgaTCCCTTATTAGGTTTACTCCTAAATATAACTATTCTCTTTATGTCATCTAATGAAACATGTTCCAGACTAGATATTATTGGCATTCA is a genomic window of Cryptomeria japonica chromosome 7, Sugi_1.0, whole genome shotgun sequence containing:
- the LOC131068964 gene encoding longifolene synthase, whose protein sequence is MSTLKGANISSVSFVETPEKSLNLWNDGFVQSMQTSYAESEYRERVETLVKQVKILLKELQTGFDGDLIERLEMVDVLHCLGIDRYFQAEIKEALDYVYRFWDGSVGIGLGCENTTKDLNTTALGLRVLRLYRYHVSADVLKNFKNKNGQFISHGGDNDSNLIDIRDEYMMRSMINLLRASSLAFLGETVMKDAKVFSSAYLKQLLEKSEDIKQKSYLKEAEYALLYEWPSTFPRWEARSYIEIYELDNSRLKDKIILELAKLDFNILQYIYKMEMKKLSSWWQNSGVSKLIAVRERSIEYYLLAVSAIDNAEFGSSRIALAKAATLVSLLDDLFDDHLTLEQVELVIKAIIQGWDISIVQNVPSNFKKIVEFVFKTLQELTSDATQIQGRDMMQFITKAWVDYAEASLKQAQWKEGQYVPTYKEYINIAATTGASGLLSLHPILLAFPNLEDDAIEKIFLSKSRFYELIWLTGRIVDDIHDFKDDKLHGQTASAISCYMKDHHEYLEEDAVIHMNNHFDELLTELTWEFLNPDKVLLEWDKLYFNLGRGVQSFYIFGDGFSYHDKGVKERVFKVLFDLVKA